The following are encoded together in the Juglans microcarpa x Juglans regia isolate MS1-56 chromosome 2D, Jm3101_v1.0, whole genome shotgun sequence genome:
- the LOC121249618 gene encoding uncharacterized protein C630.12 isoform X2: protein MKHQGLTAVLCVIWAATLLYGEMFAFWVPSLGTCTWPHHHLRPSTHSSYPSNSTMDRVGYPNDYVKVAVITDPQLMDKTSLGLAPKSLALEIAQFYTDLFMRRAFVTSILPFKPDVILFLGDYFDGGPYLSDEEWQESLSRFKHIFGLNAQGRYTNIKVHYIAGNHDIGYASLNSQRPEVIRRYEKAFGIRNYQFTVGKVNFIAIDAQTLDGYPQENQASQTWDFVKNVSMDVQLYPRVLLTHIPLFRRDWTYCGPYRGSQVINQRILHAVHGQEVVYQNYITEESSKHLLELIKPVLILSGHDHDQCTITHESSSGPTKEHTVGTVSWQQGNFYPSFMLLSASNFALPNGSSPEETVLTRLCFLPMQTHIYIWYLSLFVLTLLALLLWPASGLNIWHHCRDLMTSCNIFRGGRKEKNEDDNCEYEMMWDAEGSMHLVKKTLSVPMTNLSESGSVERSNAVLRPTAKKHINQDIEVSMDVESVLTIPTRSKSKTKIAIQRVLRTLRMLVVIAAVNLPIYMMLLFKDWID, encoded by the exons ATGAAGCATCAGGGGTTGACGGCGGTTTTGTGTGTCATATGGGCGGCTACCCTTCTTTACGGCGAGATGTTCGCGTTCTGGGTGCCCTCTCTCGGGACTTGTACCTGGCCTCATCATCATCTCCGCCCTTCCACCCATTCCTCTTATCCTTCCAATTCAACG ATGGACAGGGTAGGATATCCAAATGACTATGTAAAAGTTGCTGTTATTACAGATCCACAG CTCATGGATAAAACCTCTCTGGGTCTTGCTCCAAAATCCCTTGCCTTGGAGATTGCACAATTCTATACTGACTTGTTCATGCGCAGAGCATTTGTCACATCTATCCTGCCTTTCAAACCTgatgtgattttgtttttgggtgaTTATTTTGATGGGGGCCCTTATTTGTCCGATGAAGA ATGGCAGGAGTCTTTAAGCCGTTTTAAGCATATATTTGGTTTGAATGCACAAGGAAGATATACAAATATCAAAGTTCATTACATTGCAGGAAACCATGATATTGGCTATGCAAGTCTTAACAGTCAAAGGCCAGAG GTTATCAGACGCTATGAAAAGGCATTTGGGATCCGAAACTACCAATTTACTGTTGGAAAAGTGAATTTCATTGCCATTGATGCCCAAACTCTAGACG GGTATCCACAAGAAAATCAGGCTTCCCAAACCTGGGATTTTGTCAAGAATGTCTCCATGG ATGTTCAATTGTATCCAAGGGTTTTATTAACCCATATTCCATTGTTTCGGCGGGATTGGACGTACTGTGGTCCTTATCGTGGTTCCCAAGTCATCAATCAG CGGATCTTGCATGCTGTTCATGGTCAAGAAGTGGT GTACCAGAATTATATCACCGAGGAATCATCAAAACACCTGCTAGAATTAATCAAACCT GTACTCATTTTATCTGGTCACGATCATGATCAGTGCACAATCACCCATGAGTCATCATCTGGGCCCACAAAGGAG CACACTGTAGGGACCGTTAGTTGGCAGCAGGGAAACTTCTATCCATCTTTCATGCTATTATCTGCTAGCAACTTTGCACTCCCGAATGGATCCAGTCCAGAAGAAACAGTCCTTACTCGTCTGTGCTTTCTTCCAATGCAAACACACATCTACATATG GTATCTTTCGCTCTTTGTTCTGACCCTTCTCGCCCTCCTCCTTTGGCCTGCAAGTGGCTTAAATATTTGGCACCACTGTCGTGATTTAATGACAAGTTGCAACATTTTTAGAGGtggaagaaaggagaaaaatgaaGATGACAATTGTGAGTATGAGATGATGTGGGATGCGGAAGGATCAATGCATCTGGTTAAGAAAACGTTGAGTGTCCCGATGACTAATTTAAGTGAAAGCGGTTCGGTAGAAAG GAGTAATGCTGTGCTGCGACCGACAGCTAAGAAGCACATTAATCAGGACATAGAAGTCTCCATGGATGTGGAGTCTGTGCTGACAATACCGACTAGAAGTAAATCAAAGACAAAGATTGCAATCCAAAGAGTGTTGCGAACATTACGGATGCTTGTAGTCATTGCTGCGGTGAATCTTCCTATCTACATGATGTTACTATTCAAGGATTGGATTGACTAA
- the LOC121249618 gene encoding uncharacterized protein C630.12 isoform X1 translates to MKHQGLTAVLCVIWAATLLYGEMFAFWVPSLGTCTWPHHHLRPSTHSSYPSNSTMDRVGYPNDYVKVAVITDPQLMDKTSLGLAPKSLALEIAQFYTDLFMRRAFVTSILPFKPDVILFLGDYFDGGPYLSDEEWQESLSRFKHIFGLNAQGRYTNIKVHYIAGNHDIGYASLNSQRPEVIRRYEKAFGIRNYQFTVGKVNFIAIDAQTLDGKHGSGYPQENQASQTWDFVKNVSMDVQLYPRVLLTHIPLFRRDWTYCGPYRGSQVINQRILHAVHGQEVVYQNYITEESSKHLLELIKPVLILSGHDHDQCTITHESSSGPTKEHTVGTVSWQQGNFYPSFMLLSASNFALPNGSSPEETVLTRLCFLPMQTHIYIWYLSLFVLTLLALLLWPASGLNIWHHCRDLMTSCNIFRGGRKEKNEDDNCEYEMMWDAEGSMHLVKKTLSVPMTNLSESGSVERSNAVLRPTAKKHINQDIEVSMDVESVLTIPTRSKSKTKIAIQRVLRTLRMLVVIAAVNLPIYMMLLFKDWID, encoded by the exons ATGAAGCATCAGGGGTTGACGGCGGTTTTGTGTGTCATATGGGCGGCTACCCTTCTTTACGGCGAGATGTTCGCGTTCTGGGTGCCCTCTCTCGGGACTTGTACCTGGCCTCATCATCATCTCCGCCCTTCCACCCATTCCTCTTATCCTTCCAATTCAACG ATGGACAGGGTAGGATATCCAAATGACTATGTAAAAGTTGCTGTTATTACAGATCCACAG CTCATGGATAAAACCTCTCTGGGTCTTGCTCCAAAATCCCTTGCCTTGGAGATTGCACAATTCTATACTGACTTGTTCATGCGCAGAGCATTTGTCACATCTATCCTGCCTTTCAAACCTgatgtgattttgtttttgggtgaTTATTTTGATGGGGGCCCTTATTTGTCCGATGAAGA ATGGCAGGAGTCTTTAAGCCGTTTTAAGCATATATTTGGTTTGAATGCACAAGGAAGATATACAAATATCAAAGTTCATTACATTGCAGGAAACCATGATATTGGCTATGCAAGTCTTAACAGTCAAAGGCCAGAG GTTATCAGACGCTATGAAAAGGCATTTGGGATCCGAAACTACCAATTTACTGTTGGAAAAGTGAATTTCATTGCCATTGATGCCCAAACTCTAGACGGTAAACATGGAAGTG GGTATCCACAAGAAAATCAGGCTTCCCAAACCTGGGATTTTGTCAAGAATGTCTCCATGG ATGTTCAATTGTATCCAAGGGTTTTATTAACCCATATTCCATTGTTTCGGCGGGATTGGACGTACTGTGGTCCTTATCGTGGTTCCCAAGTCATCAATCAG CGGATCTTGCATGCTGTTCATGGTCAAGAAGTGGT GTACCAGAATTATATCACCGAGGAATCATCAAAACACCTGCTAGAATTAATCAAACCT GTACTCATTTTATCTGGTCACGATCATGATCAGTGCACAATCACCCATGAGTCATCATCTGGGCCCACAAAGGAG CACACTGTAGGGACCGTTAGTTGGCAGCAGGGAAACTTCTATCCATCTTTCATGCTATTATCTGCTAGCAACTTTGCACTCCCGAATGGATCCAGTCCAGAAGAAACAGTCCTTACTCGTCTGTGCTTTCTTCCAATGCAAACACACATCTACATATG GTATCTTTCGCTCTTTGTTCTGACCCTTCTCGCCCTCCTCCTTTGGCCTGCAAGTGGCTTAAATATTTGGCACCACTGTCGTGATTTAATGACAAGTTGCAACATTTTTAGAGGtggaagaaaggagaaaaatgaaGATGACAATTGTGAGTATGAGATGATGTGGGATGCGGAAGGATCAATGCATCTGGTTAAGAAAACGTTGAGTGTCCCGATGACTAATTTAAGTGAAAGCGGTTCGGTAGAAAG GAGTAATGCTGTGCTGCGACCGACAGCTAAGAAGCACATTAATCAGGACATAGAAGTCTCCATGGATGTGGAGTCTGTGCTGACAATACCGACTAGAAGTAAATCAAAGACAAAGATTGCAATCCAAAGAGTGTTGCGAACATTACGGATGCTTGTAGTCATTGCTGCGGTGAATCTTCCTATCTACATGATGTTACTATTCAAGGATTGGATTGACTAA